In Salinigranum marinum, one DNA window encodes the following:
- a CDS encoding DUF7511 domain-containing protein encodes MSLHSETATCQRRFDLHGVVVSDENGPDRCTIYRRGRSRHDRLETWLSADATAFVSLREMR; translated from the coding sequence ATGAGCCTCCACTCGGAGACGGCGACCTGCCAGCGTCGGTTCGATCTCCACGGCGTCGTGGTCAGCGACGAGAACGGGCCGGATCGGTGTACGATCTATCGCCGGGGTCGCTCACGTCACGACCGTCTGGAGACGTGGCTGTCGGCCGACGCCACCGCGTTCGTCTCGCTCCGCGAGA